Proteins co-encoded in one Opitutus terrae PB90-1 genomic window:
- the carB gene encoding carbamoyl-phosphate synthase large subunit, with protein MPKRSDLQSVLIIGAGPIVIGQACEFDYSGTQACKALKEEGYRVILVNSNPATIMTDPEFADVTYIEPLTVEVLEKIIATERPSALLPTLGGQTALNLSMDLHRTGVLARYGVEMIGAKPEAIAKGEDRELFKQAMLKIGLDVAKSRTVRSMAEAREAAEELAMFPLIIRPSFTLGGSGGGIAYNKEEFERIVANGLDLSPVHEVLVEECLLGWKEFEMEVMRDHKDQCVVICSIENFDPMGVHTGDSITVAPAMTLTDKEYQVMRDASFAVIREIGVETGGSNIQFSVDPVTGRMVVIEMNPRVSRSSALASKATGFPIAKIAAKLAVGYALDELRNDITRLTPASFEPTIDYVVTKIPRFTFEKFPDADATLTSAMKSVGEAMAIGRTFKESFQKCLRSLEVGARGFGGGGKYASDDPVPEDVINAKLGTPNAERVHYLRYAFRAGYSVERIFELTKIDPWFLHQLREIHEMETELRKYRLSAESCGSASDVAAADARPPLPTTLFRRAKQFGFSDAQLAHFLNTDLGSVRRARKERQIHTTYRLVDTCAAEFEAFTPYYYSSYGEENEIIPSARKKIMILGGGPNRIGQGIEFDYCCVHASFALREAGYETVMVNSNPETVSTDYDTSDRLYFEPLTLEDVIEIYQQEKCDGVIVQFGGQTPLNLAAALKANGANIIGTSPESIEVAEDRKLFAAILNKIGLRQPANRTALSEAEALTFAHEVGFPVLLRPSFVLGGRGMFIVYSEAEFKAVIRQAFDVMPGKPVLIDKFLEDAIELDVDCISDGTTSVIGGMLEHIEFAGVHSGDAAMVMPPHTLPAEMLERVRQATHALARELNVIGLMNVQFAIKDGDLYVLEVNPRASRTVPFVAKAIGVPLAKLAAKVMTGAKLADLGFTREQTPKHWCVKEAVFPFVRFPGAAIVLGPEMRSTGEVMGIDADLGLAFAKAQAAAKPGLPIKGNVFLSVKNADKPAAVGLARRLEAMGFVLYSTSGTAQHLADAGIGVKRLAKINEGRPTAVDMIKNGQIQLIINTPDGMIPRRDENAIRASAYAHNVCIMTTLTSAKAAVDGIEALRQKPLGVKPIQQYRGNVSVR; from the coding sequence ATGCCGAAACGCTCCGACCTTCAATCCGTCCTGATCATTGGTGCCGGTCCCATCGTGATTGGTCAGGCTTGCGAGTTCGACTACTCGGGCACGCAGGCTTGCAAAGCGCTGAAGGAGGAGGGCTACCGCGTGATTCTGGTGAATTCGAATCCGGCCACGATCATGACGGACCCCGAGTTCGCCGACGTGACCTACATCGAGCCGCTGACCGTCGAGGTTTTGGAGAAAATCATCGCCACGGAGCGGCCTTCGGCGCTGCTGCCCACACTCGGCGGGCAGACGGCGCTGAACCTGTCAATGGACCTGCACCGGACGGGTGTGCTTGCGCGTTACGGGGTCGAGATGATTGGGGCAAAGCCTGAAGCGATCGCGAAAGGCGAAGATCGCGAGTTGTTCAAGCAGGCGATGCTGAAGATCGGCCTCGACGTGGCGAAATCACGTACCGTCCGCTCGATGGCCGAGGCGCGCGAGGCCGCCGAGGAGCTGGCGATGTTTCCGCTGATCATCCGGCCCTCGTTCACCCTGGGCGGCAGTGGTGGCGGAATTGCCTATAACAAGGAGGAATTCGAGCGGATTGTGGCCAACGGGCTTGATCTCTCGCCCGTGCATGAGGTGCTCGTCGAAGAGTGCCTGCTCGGCTGGAAGGAATTCGAGATGGAGGTGATGCGCGATCACAAGGATCAGTGCGTTGTGATCTGCTCGATCGAGAACTTCGATCCGATGGGCGTGCATACCGGCGACTCGATCACGGTTGCCCCCGCAATGACGCTCACCGACAAGGAGTATCAGGTCATGCGCGACGCATCGTTCGCGGTCATCCGCGAGATCGGCGTCGAGACGGGCGGCTCGAACATCCAGTTCTCCGTCGACCCGGTGACGGGCCGGATGGTGGTCATCGAGATGAATCCCCGCGTGTCGCGGTCCTCCGCGCTCGCATCGAAGGCGACGGGGTTTCCCATTGCGAAAATCGCCGCCAAGCTGGCCGTGGGCTACGCGCTCGACGAACTGCGCAACGACATCACGCGGCTCACACCCGCTAGCTTCGAGCCGACGATCGACTACGTCGTCACGAAGATTCCGCGCTTCACGTTCGAGAAATTTCCCGATGCCGACGCGACGCTGACGTCCGCGATGAAATCGGTGGGCGAGGCGATGGCGATTGGGCGGACGTTCAAGGAGTCGTTCCAAAAATGCCTGCGTTCGCTCGAGGTCGGCGCCCGCGGTTTCGGTGGCGGCGGCAAGTATGCGAGCGACGATCCGGTGCCGGAGGATGTGATCAACGCGAAGCTGGGCACCCCGAACGCCGAGCGCGTGCACTACCTCCGGTACGCGTTTCGCGCTGGCTACAGCGTCGAGCGGATTTTCGAGCTCACGAAGATCGATCCGTGGTTCCTCCACCAGCTGCGGGAAATCCACGAAATGGAAACGGAGCTGAGGAAATACCGGCTCAGTGCCGAAAGCTGCGGGTCCGCATCGGACGTCGCCGCCGCGGATGCGCGGCCGCCGCTTCCAACGACGCTCTTCCGCCGGGCCAAGCAGTTCGGCTTCTCCGATGCCCAGCTGGCGCATTTTTTGAACACGGATCTGGGTAGCGTGCGCCGTGCGCGCAAGGAGCGCCAGATCCACACCACCTACCGGTTGGTCGACACCTGCGCCGCGGAGTTCGAGGCCTTCACGCCGTATTACTATTCAAGTTACGGCGAGGAGAACGAAATCATCCCGTCCGCGCGGAAAAAGATCATGATCCTCGGCGGTGGGCCGAACCGGATCGGACAAGGCATCGAGTTCGACTACTGCTGCGTGCACGCGAGCTTCGCGTTGCGTGAAGCCGGTTACGAGACGGTGATGGTGAACTCGAATCCCGAGACCGTTTCCACCGACTACGACACGAGCGATCGGCTGTATTTCGAGCCGCTCACGCTCGAGGACGTGATCGAGATCTATCAGCAGGAAAAATGCGACGGCGTGATCGTGCAGTTCGGCGGACAGACGCCGCTCAATCTCGCTGCGGCGCTGAAGGCGAACGGTGCGAACATCATCGGCACGTCGCCGGAAAGCATCGAGGTGGCCGAGGATCGGAAGCTCTTTGCGGCCATTCTGAACAAAATCGGGCTGCGACAACCGGCGAACCGCACGGCGCTGAGCGAAGCCGAAGCGCTCACGTTTGCGCATGAAGTCGGCTTTCCCGTGCTGCTGCGGCCATCTTTCGTGCTCGGCGGTCGCGGCATGTTCATCGTCTACAGCGAAGCCGAGTTCAAGGCGGTGATCCGGCAGGCGTTCGACGTGATGCCCGGCAAGCCGGTGCTGATCGACAAGTTCCTCGAGGATGCGATCGAACTCGACGTCGACTGCATCAGCGACGGCACCACCTCGGTGATCGGCGGGATGCTGGAGCACATCGAATTCGCCGGCGTGCACTCCGGCGACGCCGCGATGGTGATGCCGCCCCATACCCTGCCGGCCGAAATGCTCGAACGGGTGCGGCAGGCGACGCACGCGCTCGCGCGCGAGCTCAACGTCATCGGATTGATGAACGTGCAGTTCGCGATCAAGGACGGGGATCTCTACGTGCTCGAGGTGAACCCCCGGGCATCCCGAACCGTGCCGTTTGTCGCGAAGGCGATCGGCGTGCCGCTCGCCAAGCTGGCGGCGAAAGTGATGACCGGCGCCAAGCTCGCGGATCTCGGCTTCACGCGCGAGCAGACGCCGAAGCACTGGTGCGTCAAAGAGGCGGTCTTTCCGTTCGTGCGTTTTCCCGGCGCGGCGATCGTGCTCGGCCCTGAGATGCGCTCGACCGGCGAGGTCATGGGCATCGATGCCGACCTCGGACTGGCGTTTGCCAAGGCTCAAGCGGCGGCGAAGCCGGGGCTCCCGATCAAGGGCAACGTCTTCCTCTCGGTGAAAAACGCGGATAAACCCGCGGCCGTTGGGCTCGCCCGCCGGCTCGAAGCCATGGGCTTCGTGCTCTATTCGACCAGCGGGACGGCACAGCATCTTGCCGACGCGGGCATCGGGGTGAAGCGGCTGGCCAAGATTAACGAAGGTCGTCCGACGGCGGTGGATATGATCAAGAACGGCCAGATTCAGCTCATCATCAATACGCCGGACGGGATGATTCCACGGCGCGATGAAAATGCGATTCGCGCTAGCGCGTATGCCCATAACGTCTGCATCATGACCACGCTGACGAGTGCGAAGGCGGCGGTCGACGGCATCGAGGCGCTCCGGCAAAAACCGCTCGGGGTGAAACCGATTCAGCAGTATCGCGGCAATGTGAGCGTTCGCTGA
- a CDS encoding MlaE family ABC transporter permease, producing the protein MKQFHAIFEGIGSTVLLLVRSLSFIGTLPRQRARLIEQCFTIGYTTLPIVAILSFFIGSVLALQAGYAMQNVGAKQYIGSLVGLSMARELGPVMVAILLAGRVGSSIAAELASMKVYQEVDALVTMNIPPERMLVLPRLIAVLFMMPVLVMIANLVGWFGGAIVAKYTTFISIDPPAYFAVLRRYTEFKDVLNGLIKAEVFGFGVVLVCCNIGLNTRGGPREIGAAVTQAVVTSLILILVLNYFVTKALL; encoded by the coding sequence ATGAAACAATTCCACGCCATCTTCGAGGGTATCGGCAGCACCGTGCTGCTGCTGGTGCGCAGCCTCTCGTTCATCGGCACGCTGCCACGTCAGCGCGCCCGGCTCATCGAGCAGTGCTTCACCATCGGCTACACCACCCTGCCGATCGTCGCGATCCTCAGCTTCTTCATCGGCAGCGTGCTCGCACTCCAGGCGGGCTACGCCATGCAGAACGTCGGCGCCAAGCAATACATCGGTTCGCTGGTCGGACTCTCCATGGCTCGGGAACTCGGTCCCGTCATGGTCGCCATCCTGCTCGCCGGTCGCGTGGGCTCATCCATCGCTGCCGAACTCGCCTCGATGAAGGTCTACCAGGAAGTCGACGCGCTCGTCACGATGAACATTCCGCCCGAGCGAATGCTCGTGCTGCCGCGATTGATCGCGGTGCTGTTCATGATGCCGGTGTTGGTCATGATCGCCAACCTCGTCGGCTGGTTCGGCGGCGCGATCGTCGCGAAATACACCACCTTCATCTCGATCGATCCGCCCGCCTACTTCGCCGTGTTGCGCCGCTACACGGAGTTCAAGGACGTGCTCAACGGGCTCATCAAGGCCGAGGTCTTCGGCTTCGGCGTCGTTCTGGTCTGCTGCAACATCGGGCTCAACACGCGTGGTGGCCCGCGCGAAATCGGCGCCGCCGTCACGCAGGCCGTGGTGACCTCGCTCATCCTCATCCTCGTGCTGAACTACTTCGTCACGAAAGCGCTCCTCTGA
- the purU gene encoding formyltetrahydrofolate deformylase produces MSSTLVALLHGPDQPGLVARVAGWIYERGGNILHADQHRDREAGIFFQRVEWEPLAASGSGLSASAEAFQVFAASLGMEARLTSSDHRARVVVFVSKADHCFHDLALRWRAGEFSGELAAVISNHRDLEPAARGYGLPFFHLPVTADTKAAAEAQQLAKLRELDADLVVLARYMQVLSGEFLQQLGRPVINIHHSFLPAFAGGRPYHQAHARGVKIIGATAHYATRDLDEGPIIHQDVTRVTHRYGVDDLIRLGRDLEKRVLAQAVRWHLDNRVLAYGNKTVVFD; encoded by the coding sequence ATGTCCTCGACCCTCGTTGCCCTACTGCATGGTCCCGATCAACCGGGATTGGTCGCGCGCGTCGCGGGTTGGATCTACGAGCGAGGCGGCAACATTCTGCACGCGGACCAGCACCGCGACCGCGAAGCGGGCATTTTCTTTCAGCGAGTGGAATGGGAACCGTTGGCCGCGAGCGGATCCGGTCTGTCCGCGAGCGCGGAGGCGTTCCAGGTCTTTGCAGCGTCGTTGGGCATGGAAGCTCGGCTGACCTCCTCGGACCACCGCGCACGCGTCGTGGTGTTCGTCTCGAAGGCGGATCACTGCTTCCACGATCTGGCCCTGCGCTGGCGGGCGGGCGAATTTTCGGGTGAGCTGGCAGCGGTCATTTCGAATCACCGCGATCTCGAGCCGGCTGCGCGCGGCTACGGGCTGCCTTTCTTTCACCTTCCGGTGACGGCCGACACGAAAGCCGCCGCGGAGGCGCAGCAGCTCGCAAAGTTACGCGAGCTCGATGCCGATCTGGTGGTGCTGGCCCGCTACATGCAGGTGCTGTCGGGGGAATTTCTCCAGCAACTCGGCCGGCCGGTGATCAACATTCACCACTCCTTCCTGCCGGCATTTGCCGGGGGCCGGCCCTATCACCAGGCGCATGCGCGCGGCGTGAAGATCATCGGCGCCACCGCGCATTATGCGACGCGGGATCTCGATGAGGGACCGATCATCCATCAGGACGTCACGCGCGTCACCCACCGGTATGGCGTCGACGACCTGATCCGGCTTGGTCGCGACCTGGAAAAACGCGTGCTCGCCCAGGCGGTGCGCTGGCATCTCGACAACCGCGTGCTGGCCTACGGCAACAAGACGGTGGTTTTCGACTGA
- a CDS encoding type II secretion system F family protein, which yields MALISSAASGPGAATRTDASRKSTGNVRAAQALAKQKALEKKAKKYKLPLGELAIFTQQLASLLIAGLPLVQCLEALQDQTEDPCFRIIIRDVRADISSGNSFSSSVKKFPNAFNSLFVSMVEAGEASGGLAEILGKVASYFESTVRLTKKVKSAMTYPIAVIGLAVALVNVLLIFVIPVFASMFADFGAKLPAPTQALIDLSEFMKAYWWAIGLGCYGLYWFIKKYVSTPTGRRQKDQFLVKAPIFGNLIHKIALSRFCRTYATLIRSGVPILRTLEIVSAASGKVQIEEACVEITRHVSQGGQVSEVLAANPFFPPMMKHMVKAGESTGNVDGMMTKISDFYDVECEATVAALTSLIEPLLIVFLGVVVGGIVMAMFLPIFQLGAVAGGLQ from the coding sequence ATGGCTCTCATCTCGTCGGCTGCATCGGGTCCAGGTGCCGCGACCCGTACGGATGCATCCAGGAAAAGCACGGGCAATGTCCGGGCGGCGCAAGCATTGGCGAAGCAGAAGGCGCTCGAGAAGAAGGCCAAGAAATACAAGCTGCCGCTGGGTGAACTGGCGATCTTCACGCAGCAACTCGCCTCGTTGCTCATCGCGGGCCTGCCGTTGGTGCAGTGTCTGGAAGCGCTGCAGGACCAGACCGAGGACCCGTGTTTCCGGATCATCATCCGCGATGTGCGTGCGGACATCTCGTCCGGCAACTCGTTTTCGTCGTCGGTGAAAAAATTCCCCAACGCCTTCAACAGCCTCTTCGTCTCGATGGTCGAAGCCGGCGAGGCGAGCGGTGGGCTGGCCGAGATTCTGGGCAAGGTGGCCAGCTACTTCGAGTCCACCGTGCGGCTGACGAAAAAGGTGAAGTCGGCGATGACCTATCCGATCGCGGTGATCGGCTTGGCGGTCGCGTTGGTCAACGTGCTGCTGATCTTCGTGATTCCCGTGTTTGCGTCGATGTTCGCGGACTTCGGCGCCAAGTTGCCGGCGCCCACGCAGGCACTGATCGATCTCTCGGAGTTCATGAAGGCGTATTGGTGGGCCATCGGACTCGGCTGCTATGGGCTTTATTGGTTTATCAAGAAGTACGTTTCGACCCCGACGGGCCGCCGACAGAAGGACCAGTTCCTGGTGAAGGCGCCGATTTTTGGGAACCTCATTCACAAGATCGCGCTGTCCCGTTTCTGCCGCACCTATGCCACGCTGATTCGCTCCGGCGTGCCGATTCTGCGCACGCTCGAAATCGTTTCCGCCGCGAGCGGCAAGGTGCAGATTGAGGAGGCTTGCGTCGAAATCACGCGGCATGTGAGCCAAGGCGGTCAGGTGTCCGAGGTGCTCGCCGCCAATCCCTTCTTCCCCCCGATGATGAAACATATGGTGAAGGCCGGCGAGTCGACCGGCAACGTCGACGGGATGATGACAAAAATATCGGATTTTTACGACGTCGAGTGCGAGGCGACCGTGGCCGCCCTGACCTCGCTGATTGAACCCTTACTCATTGTCTTCCTTGGCGTCGTGGTCGGCGGCATCGTCATGGCGATGTTCCTGCCGATCTTCCAACTGGGCGCGGTTGCCGGCGGACTGCAGTAA
- a CDS encoding MlaD family protein translates to MNTAQQTARVGLFFVLGLALTWVTFETLSGGKIFREDGYTLIAPFGSLKELKNGDEVRMAGVKIGVVERTRLNPEKRRAEAILRINTDSTIPSDAVASISMSGLIGTNYIAVDLGTPSAPVLRPGDEIRTRNTADFNSIMSDLGNLGQKLEGALGAFGKAMSGEEGQPGLFQKLDRLVTENQEKVTATMSNLQDITAKVNQGQGTLGKLVNDPALHDELLAAVQDIKGAAAGAKDFMANAQAIVDQVKSGKGTIGALVYDENAASDLKATMANFRSVSDKIAKGEGTLGKLIRDDQLYQSAQSTLKKADRALDGMSDSGPITAVGVVANSLF, encoded by the coding sequence ATGAACACCGCACAACAAACCGCCCGCGTCGGGCTCTTTTTCGTCCTCGGCCTCGCTTTGACCTGGGTTACTTTCGAGACCCTCAGCGGCGGCAAGATCTTTCGGGAAGACGGCTACACGCTCATTGCTCCGTTCGGCTCGTTGAAAGAGCTGAAGAATGGCGACGAGGTCCGGATGGCCGGCGTGAAGATCGGCGTCGTCGAGCGCACCCGTTTGAACCCCGAGAAACGACGCGCCGAGGCGATCCTGCGGATCAACACTGACTCGACGATCCCGAGCGACGCCGTCGCCTCCATCTCGATGTCCGGGCTGATCGGCACGAACTACATCGCCGTCGATCTCGGCACCCCGAGTGCGCCGGTGCTGCGGCCGGGTGATGAAATCCGCACGCGCAACACCGCCGATTTCAACTCGATCATGAGCGACCTCGGCAATCTCGGCCAGAAACTCGAGGGCGCGCTGGGCGCGTTCGGCAAGGCCATGAGCGGCGAGGAAGGCCAGCCCGGTTTGTTCCAGAAGCTCGACCGGCTCGTGACCGAAAACCAGGAGAAGGTCACCGCGACGATGAGCAATCTCCAGGACATCACCGCCAAGGTGAACCAGGGGCAGGGCACGCTCGGCAAGCTCGTCAACGATCCCGCGCTCCATGACGAGCTGCTTGCGGCGGTGCAGGACATCAAGGGTGCCGCTGCTGGCGCCAAGGATTTCATGGCCAACGCGCAGGCCATCGTCGACCAGGTGAAATCCGGCAAGGGCACGATCGGCGCGCTCGTCTACGACGAAAACGCCGCGAGCGACCTCAAGGCCACGATGGCGAACTTCCGCTCGGTGTCCGACAAGATCGCCAAGGGCGAAGGCACGCTCGGCAAGCTAATCCGTGACGACCAGCTCTACCAGAGCGCACAGTCGACGCTAAAGAAGGCCGACCGCGCGCTCGACGGCATGAGCGACTCCGGCCCGATCACCGCCGTCGGCGTCGTCGCGAATTCGCTGTTCTGA
- a CDS encoding sigma-54-dependent transcriptional regulator — MPSVLIVDDLLSIHEMLEAVIQPTGFSTAFATDGEKALARYKAEKFDLVLADIDMKPMDGITLLKQLKLYEPTAIVIIMTAYASTESAVQALKFGAFDYLQKPFRVDELIATLRRGIEFKQFQSERALAGAASGVKAGDIEARLIGQSASMRKLVQQVKKLAAVRTPVLLIGENGSGKSAVAEILHAATGAPENQLLRIDCSLSSEASFRDGLLGQNGEGGTWVQQAKGGTLLLQHLQCLAPAVQKELVSVLRNTAHGFRLICTTTEDLEALTDEGKFNDELFYRVASLPVHLPALRDRVEDLPLLVKSYVAKAANPHFDASLVEFTDDAMAVLYAYHWPGNLTELYQVVSKIAATTETRIVTSQQLPLRLRELKSWPSLEEYLGGQEKQYREMVLHACRGDKAAAAKVLGIDVASFV; from the coding sequence ATGCCTTCTGTCCTCATCGTCGACGACCTCCTCTCGATTCACGAGATGCTGGAGGCGGTTATCCAGCCCACGGGCTTCAGCACCGCGTTCGCGACCGATGGAGAAAAAGCGCTCGCACGCTACAAGGCGGAGAAGTTCGACCTGGTGCTGGCCGACATCGACATGAAGCCGATGGACGGCATCACGCTGCTGAAGCAGCTGAAGCTCTACGAGCCGACGGCGATCGTCATCATCATGACCGCCTACGCCAGCACCGAAAGCGCGGTGCAGGCGTTGAAATTTGGCGCCTTCGACTACCTGCAAAAACCGTTCCGCGTTGACGAGCTGATCGCGACGCTGCGTCGCGGGATCGAGTTCAAGCAGTTCCAGTCGGAGCGCGCGCTGGCTGGCGCCGCGTCGGGCGTGAAGGCCGGCGACATCGAGGCGCGGCTTATCGGCCAGAGTGCGAGCATGCGCAAGCTGGTTCAGCAGGTCAAAAAGCTCGCGGCGGTGCGCACGCCGGTGCTGTTGATCGGCGAGAATGGCTCGGGCAAGAGCGCGGTCGCAGAGATATTGCACGCCGCCACCGGGGCTCCGGAAAACCAACTGTTGCGGATCGATTGTTCGCTCAGTTCGGAAGCGAGCTTCCGCGACGGTCTGCTCGGCCAGAACGGCGAAGGCGGCACGTGGGTGCAGCAGGCCAAAGGCGGCACGTTGCTGCTGCAGCATCTGCAGTGTCTGGCGCCGGCGGTGCAGAAGGAATTGGTGAGCGTGTTGCGCAACACCGCGCACGGCTTCCGGCTGATCTGCACGACGACCGAGGACCTCGAGGCGTTGACGGACGAGGGCAAGTTCAACGACGAGCTGTTTTATCGGGTCGCGTCGCTCCCCGTGCATCTGCCGGCGCTGCGCGACCGCGTCGAAGACCTGCCGCTGCTGGTGAAGAGCTACGTCGCGAAGGCCGCGAACCCGCACTTCGACGCGAGCTTGGTCGAATTTACCGACGATGCGATGGCGGTGCTCTACGCTTACCACTGGCCCGGCAATTTGACGGAGCTCTACCAAGTCGTCTCGAAAATCGCGGCGACGACGGAGACCCGCATCGTGACCTCGCAGCAGTTACCGTTGCGATTGCGCGAACTCAAGAGCTGGCCCTCACTCGAGGAGTATCTGGGCGGTCAGGAAAAGCAGTATCGGGAGATGGTCCTGCACGCCTGTCGGGGGGACAAAGCCGCCGCGGCGAAAGTCCTCGGCATCGACGTCGCGTCCTTCGTGTAG
- a CDS encoding RsmD family RNA methyltransferase, translated as MRITGGVARGITLAVPKGDAVRPATDGMRQAVFSSLGERVVGAQFLDLFAGSGAYGLEAVSRGAAGGVFVERNAKAVASIRQNIAAVCKSVGRAPTGLTVLQMDALAAPIGGGRVPSLVFIDPPYEVISEISAPLFARLTDVLAGEPDALVVMEMPGEVELAPTGWTCLKRLGKGARQPTVAFFRRSAPSAK; from the coding sequence ATGCGCATAACCGGCGGAGTTGCGCGAGGCATCACGCTGGCGGTGCCTAAAGGTGACGCAGTCCGCCCGGCGACGGATGGCATGCGGCAGGCCGTGTTTTCGAGCCTGGGCGAACGCGTCGTGGGAGCCCAGTTCCTCGATCTGTTTGCCGGCAGCGGTGCGTATGGGCTCGAGGCGGTCAGCCGGGGCGCGGCTGGTGGTGTGTTCGTGGAGAGAAATGCGAAGGCGGTCGCCTCCATCCGCCAAAACATCGCGGCGGTGTGCAAGAGCGTGGGCCGTGCGCCGACCGGATTGACCGTGCTCCAGATGGACGCGTTGGCTGCGCCGATCGGTGGAGGTCGCGTGCCGAGTCTCGTCTTCATCGATCCGCCCTACGAGGTGATTTCCGAAATTTCGGCGCCGCTGTTTGCCCGGCTCACGGACGTGCTTGCGGGTGAACCCGACGCGCTCGTGGTGATGGAGATGCCGGGTGAAGTCGAACTCGCGCCGACGGGCTGGACCTGTCTCAAGCGGCTCGGCAAGGGTGCGCGCCAGCCCACGGTGGCGTTTTTTCGCCGGTCCGCCCCCAGCGCGAAGTGA
- a CDS encoding ABC transporter ATP-binding protein: MADRSPSLTRNPFTAEEKPAVSVAVEHLSKSFGALQVLKDVSFAVEPGEIFVLMGPSGSGKSVLLKHIVGLELPTAGRVMVDSHDASSERTREQIRMALVFQAGALFNSLSVYDNLALYLREHQVANEGGIREKVMRALQILSLENAASKLPAELSGGMKKRVAIARALVMEPQLMLYDEPTSELDPVMGATISEIIATLKDEFHVTTIVVSHDRDLALSIADRVGILMNGQLIHVSPPAALRDPHDPRIDDFLNPQVDLKNPRFKKLEI; this comes from the coding sequence ATGGCTGACCGTTCTCCCAGTCTGACCCGGAACCCGTTCACGGCGGAGGAAAAGCCCGCCGTGAGCGTCGCCGTCGAACACCTGTCGAAAAGCTTCGGCGCGCTGCAGGTCCTCAAGGATGTCAGCTTCGCCGTCGAGCCGGGCGAGATCTTCGTGCTGATGGGCCCCAGCGGCTCGGGCAAGAGCGTGTTGCTGAAACACATCGTCGGACTCGAACTGCCCACCGCCGGCCGCGTGATGGTCGACAGCCACGACGCGAGTTCGGAACGTACGCGCGAGCAGATCCGGATGGCGCTGGTGTTCCAGGCTGGCGCGCTCTTCAACTCGCTCAGCGTTTACGACAACCTCGCGCTCTACCTGCGCGAGCACCAGGTGGCGAACGAGGGTGGCATCCGCGAGAAAGTGATGCGCGCGCTGCAGATTCTCTCGCTCGAAAACGCCGCTTCGAAGCTGCCCGCCGAACTCTCCGGCGGCATGAAGAAGCGCGTCGCCATCGCCCGCGCGCTCGTCATGGAGCCGCAGCTCATGCTCTACGACGAACCGACGAGCGAGCTCGATCCCGTGATGGGCGCGACCATCAGCGAAATCATCGCCACGCTGAAGGACGAGTTTCACGTTACCACGATCGTCGTATCGCACGACCGGGATCTCGCGCTGAGCATCGCCGATCGCGTCGGCATCCTGATGAACGGCCAGCTCATTCACGTCAGCCCGCCTGCGGCGCTGCGTGATCCTCACGACCCGCGGATCGACGATTTCCTGAACCCCCAGGTCGATCTGAAGAACCCCCGCTTCAAGAAGCTCGAGATCTGA
- a CDS encoding RsmE family RNA methyltransferase — protein sequence MNLILFEPAEINRPLAAGDPRVRHVLAVLHRAAGDAFDAGIINGPRGKARLRPRADGDYDCEFTPTAEPPPAAPIALVIGLPRPQTARDILRDATTLGVQALHFVATEKGDPNYASSALWRSGEWRRHVVIGAEQAFCTRLPEVTHGRSLAEVVAALMPGEARFALDNYEAAQPLARSEIDAPRVTLAIGAERGWSTPERALLRHHGFTFAHLGERVLRTETACIAAITLVRAALGVA from the coding sequence GTGAATCTGATTCTTTTCGAACCGGCAGAAATCAACCGACCGCTCGCGGCAGGTGATCCGCGGGTGCGCCACGTTCTCGCGGTACTGCATCGTGCTGCAGGCGACGCTTTCGACGCCGGCATCATCAACGGTCCGCGCGGGAAGGCCCGGCTGCGGCCGCGGGCCGACGGTGACTATGATTGCGAATTCACGCCCACCGCGGAGCCACCACCCGCCGCTCCGATCGCTCTCGTGATCGGGCTGCCGCGACCCCAGACCGCTCGCGACATCCTCCGGGACGCGACCACCCTTGGCGTGCAGGCGCTCCATTTTGTCGCCACGGAGAAGGGCGATCCGAACTACGCGAGCAGTGCTCTCTGGCGCTCGGGCGAGTGGCGACGGCACGTGGTCATCGGCGCCGAGCAGGCGTTCTGCACGCGGCTGCCGGAAGTCACCCATGGCCGATCTCTCGCCGAGGTCGTCGCCGCGCTCATGCCCGGCGAGGCGCGGTTCGCGCTCGACAATTACGAAGCGGCACAACCGCTCGCGCGGAGCGAGATTGACGCACCGCGGGTGACGCTGGCGATCGGCGCCGAGCGCGGTTGGTCAACGCCGGAACGCGCGTTGCTTCGCCACCATGGATTCACTTTCGCGCACCTCGGCGAACGTGTACTGCGAACCGAAACGGCCTGCATCGCAGCCATCACGCTGGTGCGAGCCGCGCTCGGCGTCGCATAG